Within Desulfomonilia bacterium, the genomic segment AAAAAGCACACAACCCAGCGAATAGACATCCGTAGCCGGGCTCGCCGGCGGTTTTCCCCGCCATAATTCCGGTGCACGATAGGCCGGAGTGCCGACGATGCCAAGACTGGAAGATGCTCCCGATACCTGCACTGCGCGCGCCAGTCCGAAATCGCTGATTATTACCTCTTCTCGATTGTCGAACAAAATGTTGGCCGGTTTAATATCCCGATGGATCAATCCATCTTCATGCGCTGCCTGTAATCCAGTGCAGAGCTGATGCATGATTGTCAGAATTTTTTTGCAGGCAAGCGGACCTTCCTGGATTTTCATTTGCAGGCTGCCGCCGGACAAATACCTCATGGCAATAAATAACCGTCCATCGATATCATTCAATTCATAGATCGTTACTATATTCGGATGCTCCAATACAGACAGGACCTGGGCTTCTTTCTTGAAGCGTTCCACAAAATTCTCATCCACCATGAGCTGCGGATGCAGCACTTTGAGCGCCACATCCCTGCCCAGTGACATATCCGTGGCACGATAGACAATGCCGAATCC encodes:
- a CDS encoding serine/threonine-protein kinase produces the protein MTTLGKYELHEQLGKGGFGIVYRATDMSLGRDVALKVLHPQLMVDENFVERFKKEAQVLSVLEHPNIVTIYELNDIDGRLFIAMRYLSGGSLQMKIQEGPLACKKILTIMHQLCTGLQAAHEDGLIHRDIKPANILFDNREEVIISDFGLARAVQVSGASSSLGIVGTPAYRAPELWRGKPPASPATDVYSLGCVLF